From one Humulus lupulus chromosome 8, drHumLupu1.1, whole genome shotgun sequence genomic stretch:
- the LOC133794855 gene encoding protein ACCELERATED CELL DEATH 6-like isoform X2, with product MEMESELRMRITKPYRAAMKEDWNSVKEFYKERKEHYQMIILPMTISGDTVLHIAAHSGNTKFVKSLLDDNFDLPNINPSLDWRRFYASDIFPIQNEYGNTVLHEAASGGHIKMVKVLLRYEGGAGLLEVKNERGETPLFRAAAFGRTEVVRILASKVEDMEAHRRRADSTTILHIAVLGRYFETAVELLQHDNLADSVDENGMTCFQLLANMPSAFRSRCSMGILTKLLYYCLPEKYEETVYVPQSASNKEEDLEIGRKRHQRVKANHTIVLPAIGELREKKKGHSKVVELVEILAKKDLSWMGGNYGGDPDDKIHIPVEEKDDGDVEKYDEADHFSGIHTASKTSFLSDSPLIAAARNGIVEIAKAILDVYPQAIEHVNHKSENIFHVAVAYRRVNILDLLQSSHTPILRLARKITSDGDSILHKAAALAEYSLRERPGEALLMQSDIQWFKRVQKMVPSYFINHRNNDNFTAQVLFSIKHKHLVKRGQEWLMRTTRACTLVAVLIATVAFTCAYTIPGGSDSETGQPLLLKKTPFIVYTTSDTLSLCFALTSVVVFLSIMTSKMQEQDFRRSLPMKLVLGLTTLFFAVSSMMVAFAATLVLMIRQRLHWAAIPIYTIVCLPVAIFLVLQLPLYLNIAWFTVHDIVYSFIASFPGCRCLNQRSCTRGSSSVRS from the exons ATGGAGATGGAGAGCGAACTAAGAATGAGAATAACTAAGCCTTATCGAGCAGCCATGAAGGAAGACTGGAACTCAGTGAAAGAATTCTACAAGGAACGGAAGGAGCACTATCAAATGATAATCTTGCCTATGACAATAAGTGGGGACACTGTACTTCACATTGCAGCACACAGTGGTAACACGAAATTTGTTAAATCTCTACTTGACGACAATTTTGACCTCCCAAACATTAACCCATCTCTAGATTGGAGAAGATTTTATGCTTCTGATATATTTCCGATTCAGAACGAATATGGCAATACGGTTCTCCATGAGGCAGCCTCAGGTGGACATATCAAAATGGTTAAGGTCCTGCTGAGATATGAGGGAGGAGCAGGACTTCTAGAAGTTAAGAATGAGAGAGGAGAAACTCCTCTGTTCCGTGCTGCCGCCTTTGGTAGGACGGAAGTGGTGAGGATTTTAGCTTCGAAAGTGGAAGACATGGAAGCTCATCGCCGGAGAGCGGATAGCACCACCATTCTTCACATTGCTGTCCTAGGCAGATACTTTG AAACCGCTGTCGAATTACTACAACATGACAACTTGGCAGATTCGGTCGATGAAAATGGCATGACATGTTTTCAGCTGCTAGCTAATATGCCATCTGCTTTCAGGAGTCGATGCTCCATGGGCATCTTGACCAAGCTACTCTATTATT GCCTTCCTGAAAAATATGAGGAAACTGTTTATGTACCGCAGAGTGCCTCAAATAAAGAGGAGGATCTGGAAATTGGCCGCAAACGTCACCAGAGAGTGAAAGCAAACCATACTATCG tattgCCAGCCATTGGAGAACTGAGGGAGAAAAAGAAGGGTCATAGCAAAGTGGTTGAGCTTGTCGAAATTTTGGCTAAGAAGGATCTGTCGTGGATGGGTGGAAACTACGGAGGAGACCCAGATGATAAAATccatatccctgtggaagaaaAGGACGACGGTGATGTTGAAAAATATGATGAAGCAGATCATTTTTCTGGAATTCACACGGCTTCGAAGACTAGTTTTCTCTCCGATAGCCCACTTATTGCTGCAGCAAGAAATGGGATCGTAGAGATAGCAAAGGCTATCCTTGATGTGTATCCACAGGCCATTGAACATGTAAACCACAAAAGTGAGAACATATTCCACGTTGCGGTGGCATATCGCAGGGTAAATATATTGGATCTCCTACAATCCTCACATACTCCCATCTTAAGGCTAGCAAGAAAGATCACTTCAGATGGTGACAGCATTTTGCATAAAGCAGCAGCTTTAGCCGAGTATTCCTTGAGAGAGAGGCCCGGGGAAGCTCTTCTGATGCAGTCTGATATCCAATGGTTTAAG CGAGTGCAGAAAATGGTGCCCTCATATTTTATCAACCACCGAAACAACGACAATTTCACTGCCCAAGTCTTGTTCAGCATTAAACACAAACACCTCGTCAAGCGCGGCCAGGAATGGCTAATGCGGACCACGCGGGCCTGCACGTTAGTCGCGGTCCTTATAGCCACCGTCGCCTTCACCTGCGCATACACCATTCCTGGAGGCTCGGATTCGGAGACGGGCCAGCCCTTGCTCCTGAAAAAGACACCTTTCATCGTGTATACGACGTCCGACACATTGTCGCTCTGCTTCGCCCTCACTTCCGTTGTCGTTTTTCTCTCCATCATGACCTCGAAGATGCAGGAGCAAGACTTTCGAAGGTCTCTGCCGATGAAGCTGGTTTTAGGCCTCACCACTCTGTTTTTCGCTGTGTCGTCAATGATGGTAGCTTTCGCTGCGACTCTCGTGCTTATGATTAGACAGAGGCTCCATTGGGCGGCCATTCCTATTTATACGATTGTTTGTCTTCCGGTTGCGATTTTCTTGGTTCTACAGTTGCCATTGTATCTTAACATTGCTTGGTTCACTGTACATGATATAGTGTACAGTTTCATTGCCTCTTTTCCTGGCTGCAGGTGTTTGAATCAGAGATCATGCACTAGAGGATCTTCTTCTGTGCGCAGTTGA
- the LOC133794855 gene encoding uncharacterized protein LOC133794855 isoform X1, translated as MEMESELRMRITKPYRAAMKEDWNSVKEFYKERKEHYQMIILPMTISGDTVLHIAAHSGNTKFVKSLLDDNFDLPNINPSLDWRRFYASDIFPIQNEYGNTVLHEAASGGHIKMVKVLLRYEGGAGLLEVKNERGETPLFRAAAFGRTEVVRILASKVEDMEAHRRRADSTTILHIAVLGRYFETAVELLQHDNLADSVDENGMTCFQLLANMPSAFRSRCSMGILTKLLYYCLPEKYEETVYVPQSASNKEEDLEIGRKRHQRVKANHTIGISNVYYKIWCFIARVLPAIGELREKKKGHSKVVELVEILAKKDLSWMGGNYGGDPDDKIHIPVEEKDDGDVEKYDEADHFSGIHTASKTSFLSDSPLIAAARNGIVEIAKAILDVYPQAIEHVNHKSENIFHVAVAYRRVNILDLLQSSHTPILRLARKITSDGDSILHKAAALAEYSLRERPGEALLMQSDIQWFKRVQKMVPSYFINHRNNDNFTAQVLFSIKHKHLVKRGQEWLMRTTRACTLVAVLIATVAFTCAYTIPGGSDSETGQPLLLKKTPFIVYTTSDTLSLCFALTSVVVFLSIMTSKMQEQDFRRSLPMKLVLGLTTLFFAVSSMMVAFAATLVLMIRQRLHWAAIPIYTIVCLPVAIFLVLQLPLYLNIAWFTVHDIVYSFIASFPGCRCLNQRSCTRGSSSVRS; from the exons ATGGAGATGGAGAGCGAACTAAGAATGAGAATAACTAAGCCTTATCGAGCAGCCATGAAGGAAGACTGGAACTCAGTGAAAGAATTCTACAAGGAACGGAAGGAGCACTATCAAATGATAATCTTGCCTATGACAATAAGTGGGGACACTGTACTTCACATTGCAGCACACAGTGGTAACACGAAATTTGTTAAATCTCTACTTGACGACAATTTTGACCTCCCAAACATTAACCCATCTCTAGATTGGAGAAGATTTTATGCTTCTGATATATTTCCGATTCAGAACGAATATGGCAATACGGTTCTCCATGAGGCAGCCTCAGGTGGACATATCAAAATGGTTAAGGTCCTGCTGAGATATGAGGGAGGAGCAGGACTTCTAGAAGTTAAGAATGAGAGAGGAGAAACTCCTCTGTTCCGTGCTGCCGCCTTTGGTAGGACGGAAGTGGTGAGGATTTTAGCTTCGAAAGTGGAAGACATGGAAGCTCATCGCCGGAGAGCGGATAGCACCACCATTCTTCACATTGCTGTCCTAGGCAGATACTTTG AAACCGCTGTCGAATTACTACAACATGACAACTTGGCAGATTCGGTCGATGAAAATGGCATGACATGTTTTCAGCTGCTAGCTAATATGCCATCTGCTTTCAGGAGTCGATGCTCCATGGGCATCTTGACCAAGCTACTCTATTATT GCCTTCCTGAAAAATATGAGGAAACTGTTTATGTACCGCAGAGTGCCTCAAATAAAGAGGAGGATCTGGAAATTGGCCGCAAACGTCACCAGAGAGTGAAAGCAAACCATACTATCG GGATCTCAAATGTGTACTATAAAATTTGGTGTTTCATAGCTCGAG tattgCCAGCCATTGGAGAACTGAGGGAGAAAAAGAAGGGTCATAGCAAAGTGGTTGAGCTTGTCGAAATTTTGGCTAAGAAGGATCTGTCGTGGATGGGTGGAAACTACGGAGGAGACCCAGATGATAAAATccatatccctgtggaagaaaAGGACGACGGTGATGTTGAAAAATATGATGAAGCAGATCATTTTTCTGGAATTCACACGGCTTCGAAGACTAGTTTTCTCTCCGATAGCCCACTTATTGCTGCAGCAAGAAATGGGATCGTAGAGATAGCAAAGGCTATCCTTGATGTGTATCCACAGGCCATTGAACATGTAAACCACAAAAGTGAGAACATATTCCACGTTGCGGTGGCATATCGCAGGGTAAATATATTGGATCTCCTACAATCCTCACATACTCCCATCTTAAGGCTAGCAAGAAAGATCACTTCAGATGGTGACAGCATTTTGCATAAAGCAGCAGCTTTAGCCGAGTATTCCTTGAGAGAGAGGCCCGGGGAAGCTCTTCTGATGCAGTCTGATATCCAATGGTTTAAG CGAGTGCAGAAAATGGTGCCCTCATATTTTATCAACCACCGAAACAACGACAATTTCACTGCCCAAGTCTTGTTCAGCATTAAACACAAACACCTCGTCAAGCGCGGCCAGGAATGGCTAATGCGGACCACGCGGGCCTGCACGTTAGTCGCGGTCCTTATAGCCACCGTCGCCTTCACCTGCGCATACACCATTCCTGGAGGCTCGGATTCGGAGACGGGCCAGCCCTTGCTCCTGAAAAAGACACCTTTCATCGTGTATACGACGTCCGACACATTGTCGCTCTGCTTCGCCCTCACTTCCGTTGTCGTTTTTCTCTCCATCATGACCTCGAAGATGCAGGAGCAAGACTTTCGAAGGTCTCTGCCGATGAAGCTGGTTTTAGGCCTCACCACTCTGTTTTTCGCTGTGTCGTCAATGATGGTAGCTTTCGCTGCGACTCTCGTGCTTATGATTAGACAGAGGCTCCATTGGGCGGCCATTCCTATTTATACGATTGTTTGTCTTCCGGTTGCGATTTTCTTGGTTCTACAGTTGCCATTGTATCTTAACATTGCTTGGTTCACTGTACATGATATAGTGTACAGTTTCATTGCCTCTTTTCCTGGCTGCAGGTGTTTGAATCAGAGATCATGCACTAGAGGATCTTCTTCTGTGCGCAGTTGA